One Bacillus amyloliquefaciens DSM 7 = ATCC 23350 DNA window includes the following coding sequences:
- the gatB gene encoding Asp-tRNA(Asn)/Glu-tRNA(Gln) amidotransferase subunit GatB — MNFETVIGLEVHVELKTKSKIFSSSPTPFGAEANTQTSVIDLGYPGVLPVLNKEAVEFAMKAAMALNCEIATDTKFDRKNYFYPDNPKAYQISQFDKPIGENGWIEIEVGGKTKKIGITRLHLEEDAGKLTHTGDGYSLVDFNRQGTPLVEIVSEPDIRTPEEAYAYLEKLKSIIQYTGVSDCKMEEGSLRCDANISLRPIGREKFGTKTELKNLNSFAFVQKGLEHEEKRQEQVLLSGGVIQQETRRYDEATKKTILMRVKEGSDDYRYFPEPDLVELYIDDEWKERVRATIPELPDERRKRYIEELGLPAYDAMVLTLTKEMADFFEETVNKGAEAKQASNWLMGEVSAYLNAEQKELEDVALTPEGLAGMIKLIEKGTISSKIAKKVFKELIEKGGDAEKIVKEKGLVQISDESVLLKLVTDALDSNPQSIEDFKNGRDRAIGFLVGQIMKASKGQANPPMVNKILLEEIKKR; from the coding sequence GTGAACTTTGAAACGGTAATCGGACTTGAAGTCCATGTGGAATTAAAAACAAAATCTAAAATTTTCTCAAGCTCACCGACGCCATTCGGCGCGGAAGCGAATACCCAAACGAGCGTCATCGACCTCGGCTATCCCGGCGTGCTGCCCGTTTTAAACAAAGAAGCGGTCGAATTCGCGATGAAAGCCGCAATGGCTTTGAACTGTGAAATCGCAACGGATACGAAGTTTGACCGGAAAAACTATTTCTACCCGGACAACCCGAAGGCATATCAAATTTCTCAATTTGACAAGCCGATCGGCGAAAACGGCTGGATCGAAATCGAAGTCGGCGGAAAAACGAAAAAAATCGGCATTACCCGTCTTCACCTTGAAGAAGATGCGGGAAAACTGACGCATACGGGCGACGGCTATTCCCTCGTTGACTTCAACCGCCAAGGCACGCCGCTTGTCGAGATTGTATCTGAGCCGGATATCCGCACACCGGAGGAAGCTTACGCATACCTCGAAAAGCTGAAATCAATTATCCAATACACAGGCGTTTCCGACTGTAAAATGGAAGAAGGTTCACTGCGCTGTGACGCCAACATTTCCCTCCGTCCGATCGGCCGGGAGAAATTCGGCACAAAAACAGAGCTGAAAAACCTGAACTCCTTCGCGTTCGTGCAAAAAGGCCTTGAGCATGAAGAGAAACGCCAAGAGCAGGTGCTTCTGTCAGGCGGAGTCATTCAGCAGGAGACGCGCCGCTACGATGAAGCGACGAAAAAAACCATTTTAATGCGTGTCAAAGAGGGTTCAGATGACTATCGCTATTTCCCAGAGCCTGACCTTGTCGAGCTCTACATTGATGACGAATGGAAAGAACGCGTAAGAGCAACCATTCCTGAGCTTCCGGACGAGCGCCGCAAGCGGTATATCGAAGAGCTCGGCCTGCCGGCTTATGACGCAATGGTGCTGACGCTGACGAAAGAAATGGCTGATTTCTTCGAAGAAACGGTCAATAAAGGCGCAGAAGCCAAACAGGCGTCAAACTGGCTGATGGGTGAAGTTTCAGCTTACCTGAACGCCGAACAAAAAGAGCTTGAGGATGTCGCGCTGACTCCGGAAGGTCTTGCCGGCATGATTAAGCTGATTGAAAAAGGGACCATTTCATCTAAAATCGCGAAAAAAGTCTTCAAAGAATTAATTGAAAAAGGCGGCGACGCTGAAAAAATCGTCAAAGAAAAAGGCCTTGTGCAAATTTCTGACGAAAGCGTGCTTCTGAAGCTGGTCACAGATGCGCTTGACAGCAATCCGCAGTCAATTGAAGACTTCAAAAACGGAAGAGACCGCGCGATCGGCTTCCTTGTCGGGCAGATTATGAAAGCCTCAAAAGGACAGGCCAACCCGCCGATGGTCAACAAGATCTTACTTGAAGAAATCAAAAAACGATAA
- the gatA gene encoding Asp-tRNA(Asn)/Glu-tRNA(Gln) amidotransferase subunit GatA, with the protein MSLFDHKITELKQMIHKKDIKISDLVDESYKRIASVDDKVQAFLQLDEERARAYAKELDEAVDGRSEHGLLFGMPIGVKDNIVTKGLRTTCSSKILENFDPIYDATVVERLQAAEAVTIGKLNMDEFAMGSSTENSAYKATKNPWNLDTVPGGSSGGSAAAVAAGEVPFSLGSDTGGSIRQPASFCGVVGLKPTYGRVSRYGLVAFASSLDQIGPITRTVEDNAFLLQAISGPDKMDSTSANVEVPDFLSSLTGDIKGLKIAVPKEYLGEGVGKEAKESVLAALKVLEGLGATWEEVSLPHSKYALATYYLLSSSEASANLARFDGIRYGYRTDNADNLIDLYKQTRSEGFGNEVKRRIMLGTFALSSGYYDAYYKKAQKVRTLIKKDFEDVFEKYDVIVGPTTPTPAFKIGEKTSDPLTMYANDILTIPVNLAGVPGISVPCGFADGLPLGLQIIGKHFDESTVYRVAHAFEQATDHHKAKPEL; encoded by the coding sequence ATGTCATTATTTGATCACAAAATCACAGAACTGAAACAAATGATACATAAAAAAGACATCAAGATTTCCGATCTTGTTGATGAATCTTACAAACGGATCGCATCCGTGGATGATAAGGTGCAGGCGTTTTTGCAGCTTGATGAAGAAAGAGCCCGCGCTTACGCGAAAGAGCTTGACGAAGCGGTTGACGGACGGTCTGAACACGGTCTTCTCTTCGGAATGCCGATCGGCGTCAAAGACAACATCGTGACCAAAGGGCTTCGCACAACATGCTCAAGCAAAATCCTCGAAAACTTCGATCCGATTTACGATGCGACGGTAGTGGAGCGCCTTCAAGCAGCTGAAGCTGTCACAATCGGTAAGCTGAATATGGACGAGTTCGCGATGGGTTCTTCTACTGAAAACTCCGCGTATAAAGCGACGAAAAACCCTTGGAATCTTGATACGGTTCCCGGCGGATCAAGCGGCGGTTCCGCAGCTGCGGTTGCCGCGGGCGAAGTGCCGTTTTCACTCGGATCTGATACGGGCGGCTCCATCCGCCAGCCTGCTTCTTTCTGCGGCGTCGTCGGATTAAAGCCTACATACGGCCGCGTGTCCCGTTACGGTTTGGTCGCTTTTGCGTCTTCATTAGACCAGATCGGACCAATCACAAGAACCGTGGAAGATAACGCATTCCTGCTTCAGGCGATTTCAGGCCCGGACAAAATGGACTCTACGAGCGCCAATGTCGAAGTGCCGGACTTTCTTTCTTCATTAACGGGCGACATTAAAGGCTTAAAAATCGCCGTACCGAAAGAATATCTCGGAGAAGGTGTCGGCAAAGAAGCGAAAGAATCCGTTTTAGCCGCTTTAAAAGTGCTTGAAGGACTCGGAGCGACATGGGAAGAAGTATCTCTGCCGCACAGCAAATACGCGCTTGCGACATATTATCTGCTGTCTTCTTCCGAAGCGTCCGCGAACCTTGCGCGCTTTGACGGCATCCGCTATGGATACCGCACAGACAATGCGGACAACCTGATCGATCTTTATAAACAGACACGCTCTGAAGGCTTCGGCAACGAAGTGAAGCGCCGCATCATGCTCGGCACCTTCGCGCTCAGCTCAGGCTACTATGACGCGTATTACAAAAAAGCGCAAAAAGTGCGCACGCTCATTAAGAAAGATTTTGAAGACGTATTTGAGAAATACGATGTCATCGTCGGACCGACAACACCGACACCGGCATTCAAAATCGGCGAAAAAACGAGCGACCCGCTCACAATGTACGCCAACGATATTTTAACGATCCCTGTCAACCTCGCGGGTGTGCCGGGAATCAGCGTGCCGTGCGGATTTGCGGACGGCCTGCCGCTCGGACTGCAAATCATCGGAAAACACTTCGATGAAAGCACTGTATATCGTGTCGCTCATGCTTTTGAGCAGGCAACAGATCATCATAAAGCGAAACCTGAACTGTAA
- a CDS encoding efflux RND transporter permease subunit — MNHIINFVLKNKFAVWLMTIIVTVAGLYAGLNMKQESIPDVNMPYLSVNTTYPGAAPSQVADDVTKPIEQAVQNLEGVNVVSSTSSENVSSVMIEYDYNKDMDKAKTEVAEALDNVSLPDDAKKPDISRYSINSFPILTLSVTSDKSSLEDLTKNVENTLVPKLEGIQGVASVQVSGQQEEQVEFSFKDKKMKEYGLDEDTVKKVIQGSDVNTPLGLYTFGNKEKSVVVNGNITSIKDLKDMRIPVTSSSAAQGQAGGAGAASAADAQAAQQAQQSASAGVPTVKLSDIADIKDVKKAESISRTNGKDSIGINIVKANDANTVEVADAIKDELNQYKKDHKGFKYSSTLDMAKPITESVDTMLSKAIFGAIFAVVIILLFLRDIKSTMISIVSIPLSLLIALLVLNQLDVTLNIMTLGAMTVAIGRVVDDSIVVIENIYRRMRLKDEPLRGKQLVREATKEMFKPIMSSTIVTIAVFLPLAMVGGQIGELFMPFALTIVFALAASLLISITLVPMLAHSLFKKSLTGAPVKAKEHKPGRLADFYKKVLNWSLSHKWITSIIAVLMLVGSLFLVPLIGASYLPAQADKTMQLTYTPEPGETKSEAEKAAQKAEDMLLKRKHVDTVQYSLGSQSPLGGSSNGALFYVKYEEDTPDFDKEKDNVLKEIKKTSSRGEWKTQNFSSSGNNNELTYYVYGDSESDIKGTVKEIESIMKKQKDLKDVNSGLSSTYDEYTFVADQEKLSKLGLTASQISQALMSQTSQSPLTTVKKDGKELDVNIKTEKDQYKSVKELEDKTITSPAGQEVKIGDVAKVKNGTTSDTISRRDGKVYADVTATVTSDNITKVSSAVQKKVDKLDKPDNVSIDTGGVSADIADSFTKLGLAMLAAVAIVYLVLVITFGGALAPFAILFSLPFTVIGALVGLYVSGETVSLNAMIGMLMLIGIVVTNAIVLIDRVIHKEAEGLSTREALLEAGSTRLRPILMTAIATIGALLPLALGFEGGSQVISKGLGVTVIGGLISSTLLTLLIVPIVYEVLVKFRKKKPGTEEE, encoded by the coding sequence ATGAACCACATTATTAACTTTGTACTGAAGAACAAATTCGCAGTTTGGCTGATGACGATTATCGTTACTGTAGCAGGGCTGTATGCCGGTCTGAATATGAAGCAGGAATCCATACCGGACGTCAACATGCCTTACCTCTCAGTAAATACGACTTATCCCGGAGCTGCTCCGAGTCAAGTTGCGGATGACGTGACGAAACCGATCGAGCAGGCGGTGCAGAATTTAGAAGGAGTGAACGTCGTATCGTCCACATCCTCTGAAAACGTCTCATCGGTTATGATTGAATATGATTACAACAAGGATATGGACAAGGCGAAAACCGAAGTCGCTGAAGCGCTGGATAATGTCAGCCTTCCCGACGACGCGAAAAAGCCCGACATTTCCCGTTACAGCATCAACTCTTTCCCGATTTTGACGCTCAGTGTGACAAGTGATAAAAGCTCGCTTGAAGATCTGACCAAAAACGTGGAAAACACTCTCGTTCCTAAGCTTGAAGGCATCCAGGGCGTTGCGTCCGTGCAAGTTTCCGGACAGCAGGAAGAGCAGGTGGAATTCTCTTTCAAAGATAAAAAAATGAAAGAGTACGGACTTGATGAAGATACCGTCAAGAAAGTAATCCAAGGCTCTGACGTCAATACGCCGCTTGGATTATACACATTCGGCAACAAGGAAAAATCAGTTGTCGTTAACGGAAATATTACGTCAATTAAAGATCTGAAAGATATGAGAATTCCGGTCACATCTTCTTCCGCAGCTCAAGGTCAAGCAGGCGGCGCGGGTGCGGCATCTGCGGCGGACGCTCAGGCTGCGCAGCAGGCACAGCAAAGCGCATCAGCAGGGGTTCCGACGGTTAAGCTTTCTGACATTGCCGACATTAAAGATGTGAAAAAAGCAGAATCCATTTCCCGCACGAACGGAAAGGACAGCATCGGAATTAATATCGTAAAAGCCAATGACGCCAACACGGTAGAAGTGGCCGATGCGATTAAAGATGAACTGAATCAATACAAAAAAGACCATAAAGGGTTCAAGTACAGCTCGACTCTTGATATGGCCAAGCCGATTACAGAGTCAGTGGATACGATGTTAAGCAAAGCGATTTTCGGCGCGATCTTTGCGGTCGTGATCATTCTCTTATTCTTAAGAGATATTAAATCAACGATGATTTCTATCGTTTCCATCCCGCTGTCACTGCTGATTGCGCTTCTCGTGCTGAATCAGCTTGATGTCACTTTAAACATTATGACGCTCGGTGCGATGACGGTCGCCATCGGACGGGTAGTCGATGACTCCATTGTCGTTATCGAAAACATTTACCGCCGCATGAGGCTGAAAGATGAGCCTTTACGCGGAAAACAGTTGGTGCGTGAAGCGACGAAAGAAATGTTTAAACCGATCATGTCATCAACGATCGTAACCATTGCCGTATTCCTGCCGCTTGCCATGGTCGGCGGACAGATCGGCGAACTGTTTATGCCGTTTGCATTAACAATTGTTTTCGCGCTTGCCGCATCATTGTTGATTTCCATCACACTGGTGCCAATGCTTGCGCACAGTTTATTCAAAAAATCGCTCACAGGCGCGCCTGTTAAAGCGAAAGAGCATAAGCCGGGCAGATTGGCCGATTTCTATAAAAAAGTGCTGAATTGGTCATTAAGCCATAAATGGATTACATCCATCATCGCGGTTCTGATGCTTGTCGGCAGTTTGTTCCTCGTACCGCTGATCGGCGCGAGCTATCTGCCGGCACAAGCGGACAAAACGATGCAGCTCACATATACACCTGAACCGGGTGAAACGAAAAGCGAAGCTGAAAAAGCTGCGCAAAAAGCGGAAGACATGCTGCTTAAACGCAAACATGTCGATACCGTCCAGTATTCATTAGGCTCGCAAAGCCCGCTCGGCGGAAGCTCGAACGGCGCATTGTTCTACGTGAAATACGAAGAAGACACACCTGATTTTGACAAAGAAAAAGACAATGTCTTAAAAGAAATCAAAAAAACATCCAGCCGCGGCGAATGGAAAACGCAAAATTTCAGTTCGTCAGGCAACAACAATGAATTAACGTACTATGTGTACGGAGATTCAGAGTCTGATATTAAAGGCACGGTCAAAGAAATCGAAAGCATCATGAAAAAGCAAAAGGATCTGAAGGACGTAAACTCAGGCCTTTCCAGCACATATGATGAGTACACGTTCGTCGCTGACCAGGAGAAGCTCAGCAAGCTCGGCTTAACGGCTTCGCAAATCTCCCAGGCCCTGATGTCTCAAACGTCACAGTCTCCTTTGACAACGGTGAAAAAAGACGGCAAAGAGCTTGACGTGAATATCAAGACTGAAAAAGACCAGTATAAGAGTGTGAAAGAATTAGAGGATAAAACCATCACATCGCCTGCAGGCCAAGAAGTAAAAATCGGCGATGTGGCGAAAGTGAAAAACGGCACGACATCTGACACCATTTCCAGACGCGACGGCAAAGTGTACGCTGACGTAACGGCAACCGTCACTTCTGACAACATCACGAAGGTGTCATCAGCCGTTCAAAAGAAAGTTGACAAACTGGATAAGCCGGACAATGTATCGATCGATACCGGCGGTGTATCAGCGGATATTGCTGATTCCTTTACGAAACTCGGCTTAGCGATGCTTGCCGCAGTCGCCATCGTATACCTCGTTCTTGTGATCACGTTCGGCGGAGCATTAGCGCCGTTTGCGATTCTGTTCTCGCTTCCGTTTACGGTCATCGGCGCATTAGTCGGACTGTATGTATCCGGAGAGACAGTCAGCCTGAATGCCATGATCGGTATGCTGATGCTGATCGGAATCGTCGTCACAAACGCGATTGTCTTAATTGACCGCGTCATCCATAAAGAAGCGGAAGGCTTATCGACGAGAGAAGCGCTCCTTGAAGCCGGCTCTACGAGATTGCGTCCGATTCTGATGACGGCGATCGCGACAATCGGCGCCCTGCTTCCATTGGCATTGGGCTTCGAAGGCGGAAGTCAGGTCATATCTAAAGGACTCGGTGTCACCGTTATCGGCGGTTTAATCAGTTCAACTCTGCTTACCCTTCTGATTGTACCGATCGTATATGAAGTATTGGTGAAATTCCGTAAGAAAAAACCTGGAACGGAAGAAGAGTAA
- a CDS encoding TetR/AcrR family transcriptional regulator, with protein sequence MNEKKEKIIKTGIHLFAKKGFSSTTIQEIAGECGISKGAFYLHFKSKEDLLLSACEYYIGMSMEEIKKIKTEHQHKPPKDVFQKQIAYQFREFMEHKDFIILLLSEKVIPENQKVKQYFHEVNIQFNMLYRDALLSVYGDAVTPFLADASVMAQGIVSSYIHFLIFNEHTAFQTENVAAFLIARIDDLITGLIKDNPDPLLSEDIFTQPAADREKLLADIQMAKAQQGLPEDVLVSLEVIEEECQKEEPRKPIIKGMLSNLAGSGNEQIETLRASIETHFSLTI encoded by the coding sequence ATGAACGAAAAAAAAGAGAAAATCATTAAAACAGGCATCCATTTATTTGCCAAAAAGGGGTTTTCTTCAACTACAATTCAGGAAATCGCCGGTGAGTGCGGGATCTCAAAAGGTGCTTTCTACCTTCATTTCAAATCAAAAGAAGACCTTTTGCTGTCAGCATGTGAGTATTACATCGGCATGTCTATGGAAGAAATAAAGAAAATCAAAACAGAACATCAGCATAAACCGCCTAAGGACGTATTCCAAAAACAAATTGCTTATCAATTCCGGGAATTTATGGAGCACAAGGATTTTATCATTCTCTTGCTGAGCGAAAAGGTCATTCCCGAAAATCAAAAGGTAAAACAGTATTTTCATGAGGTCAATATTCAATTTAACATGCTGTACCGGGATGCTCTGCTCTCCGTTTACGGAGATGCCGTCACACCGTTTCTGGCGGATGCATCCGTTATGGCGCAAGGAATTGTAAGCTCTTATATCCATTTCTTGATTTTTAATGAACATACGGCATTTCAGACGGAAAATGTGGCGGCCTTTCTGATTGCCAGGATTGATGATCTGATTACGGGACTGATAAAAGACAATCCCGACCCGCTTTTATCTGAGGATATCTTTACTCAGCCCGCGGCGGACAGAGAAAAACTGCTCGCGGATATTCAAATGGCAAAAGCGCAGCAGGGGCTGCCTGAGGACGTTCTCGTATCGCTTGAAGTCATTGAAGAGGAATGCCAGAAGGAAGAGCCGCGAAAACCGATTATTAAAGGAATGCTGTCCAATTTGGCCGGCAGCGGAAATGAACAGATTGAAACACTGCGGGCTTCCATTGAAACTCATTTCAGCCTTACCATATAA
- a CDS encoding diacylglycerol kinase, with translation MKRARIIYNPTSGRELFKKNLAQVLQKFEQAGYETSTHATTCAGDATHAAKEAALREFDLIVAAGGDGTINEVVNGLAPLDKRPTLGVIPVGTTNDFARALGIPRENILNAADTVINGVARPIDIGQVNGQYFINIAGGGRLTELTYDVPSKLKTMLGQLAYYLKGMEMLPSLRPTEVEIEYDGKLFQGEIMLFLVTLTNSVGGFEKLAPDSSLNDGMFDLIILKKANLAEFIRVASMALRGDHINDQHIIYTKANRVKVNVSEKMQLNLDGEYGGMLPGEFVNLYRHIHVVMPKEKAEQLDD, from the coding sequence ATGAAACGTGCACGCATAATATACAATCCGACTTCAGGACGTGAGCTTTTTAAGAAAAATCTTGCCCAGGTCCTGCAAAAATTTGAACAAGCCGGTTATGAAACCTCCACCCATGCCACCACATGTGCGGGAGATGCCACTCATGCCGCAAAAGAAGCCGCTTTGCGGGAGTTTGACCTAATTGTCGCAGCCGGCGGAGACGGAACGATTAATGAAGTCGTCAACGGCCTTGCGCCGTTAGACAAACGACCGACGCTGGGCGTCATTCCGGTCGGCACGACAAATGACTTCGCCAGAGCGCTGGGCATTCCGAGAGAAAATATACTGAATGCCGCTGATACCGTCATTAACGGCGTGGCCCGCCCGATCGACATCGGCCAGGTGAACGGACAGTACTTTATCAATATCGCCGGCGGAGGCCGTCTGACGGAGCTGACGTATGATGTGCCAAGCAAACTGAAAACGATGCTCGGCCAGCTTGCTTATTATTTAAAAGGAATGGAAATGCTGCCTTCACTTCGTCCGACAGAAGTCGAGATTGAATATGACGGCAAGCTGTTTCAAGGCGAAATCATGCTGTTTTTAGTGACGCTGACCAACTCGGTCGGCGGATTCGAGAAGCTGGCCCCTGATTCCAGCCTGAATGACGGCATGTTTGATTTAATTATTTTGAAAAAAGCCAATCTCGCGGAGTTTATCAGAGTCGCGAGCATGGCGCTCAGAGGCGATCATATTAACGATCAGCACATTATTTACACAAAAGCGAACCGTGTGAAAGTCAATGTATCAGAAAAGATGCAGCTGAACCTGGACGGCGAATACGGCGGCATGCTGCCAGGCGAATTCGTGAATCTGTACAGACATATTCACGTCGTCATGCCGAAGGAGAAAGCTGAACAGCTGGATGATTAA
- the putP gene encoding sodium/proline symporter PutP encodes MSIELIISLGIYFAAMLLIGWYAFRKTTNINDYMLGGRGLGPFVTALSAGAADMSAWMLMGVPGAMFATGLSTLWLALGLTIGAYSNYLLLAPRLRAYTEVADDAITIPDFFDKRFRHSSSLLKIVSAVIIMIFFTLYTSSGMVSGGRLFESAFGADYKFGLFLTAGVVVLYTLFGGFLAVSLTDFVQGAIMFAALVLVPIVAFTQLGSVSTTIDSINAVNPKLLDVFKGASVISIISYLAWGLGYYGQPHIIVRFMAIKEVKDLKPARRIGMSWMAISVVGSLLTGIIGVAYSHHFGVSVKDPETIFIIFSKILFHPLITGFLLSAILAAIMSSISSQLLVTASAITEDLYRAFFRREASDKELVMTGRLSVLIVAVIAILLSMNPNSTILDLVGYAWAGFGSAIGPALLLSLYWKRMNEWGALAAMITGAAAVLIWITTGLAASTGVYEIIPGFFLSLIAGIAVSLLTKKPADASYQLFSRMEALLKNKK; translated from the coding sequence GTGAGTATTGAATTAATTATATCTCTTGGGATTTATTTTGCTGCCATGCTGTTAATCGGCTGGTACGCATTCAGGAAGACAACGAATATCAATGATTACATGCTGGGCGGAAGAGGACTCGGCCCGTTCGTAACGGCGCTGTCCGCGGGTGCTGCGGATATGAGCGCATGGATGCTGATGGGGGTTCCCGGCGCAATGTTCGCAACGGGCTTATCAACCTTATGGCTGGCGCTCGGTTTGACGATCGGCGCGTATTCAAATTATCTGCTGCTTGCTCCGAGGCTTCGCGCGTATACGGAAGTTGCGGATGATGCGATTACGATTCCCGATTTCTTCGATAAACGGTTCCGCCATTCATCATCATTGCTGAAAATTGTTTCCGCCGTGATTATTATGATCTTTTTCACACTGTACACATCGTCCGGAATGGTATCCGGAGGCAGGTTATTTGAATCGGCATTCGGCGCCGACTACAAATTCGGTTTATTTTTAACGGCCGGTGTTGTTGTGCTTTACACGCTGTTTGGCGGTTTCCTTGCTGTCAGCCTGACTGACTTCGTACAGGGAGCGATCATGTTTGCGGCATTAGTGCTTGTGCCGATCGTTGCTTTTACCCAGCTCGGGAGCGTTTCGACGACGATTGATTCGATCAACGCCGTAAACCCGAAACTATTGGATGTCTTTAAAGGCGCGAGCGTCATTAGCATTATTTCTTATTTGGCATGGGGACTCGGTTATTACGGCCAGCCTCATATCATCGTACGATTTATGGCGATTAAAGAAGTGAAGGATTTAAAACCCGCCCGCAGAATCGGGATGAGCTGGATGGCTATTTCAGTTGTCGGTTCATTGCTTACCGGGATTATCGGGGTTGCTTATTCTCATCACTTCGGAGTCTCCGTAAAAGATCCGGAAACGATTTTCATTATTTTTTCTAAAATCTTATTCCATCCGCTGATTACGGGCTTCTTGCTGTCCGCGATTTTAGCGGCGATTATGAGTTCCATCTCGTCACAGCTTCTCGTAACGGCAAGCGCCATTACGGAAGATTTATACCGCGCCTTTTTCAGACGGGAAGCGAGCGATAAAGAATTGGTCATGACCGGACGCTTGTCGGTATTGATCGTGGCCGTTATCGCCATTTTGCTTTCCATGAATCCGAACAGCACCATTCTTGACCTGGTCGGCTATGCGTGGGCAGGCTTCGGTTCGGCTATCGGCCCGGCACTCTTGCTCAGTCTGTACTGGAAACGAATGAATGAATGGGGAGCGCTTGCGGCGATGATTACCGGAGCCGCGGCCGTTTTGATCTGGATTACGACAGGGCTTGCCGCTTCAACCGGCGTATACGAAATCATTCCGGGGTTCTTCCTCAGTCTGATTGCCGGTATTGCCGTCAGCCTGCTGACCAAAAAACCGGCCGATGCTTCTTATCAGCTGTTCAGCCGGATGGAAGCTCTTTTGAAAAACAAGAAATA
- the gatC gene encoding Asp-tRNA(Asn)/Glu-tRNA(Gln) amidotransferase subunit GatC: MSRISIEEVKHVAHLARLAITDEEAEMFTEQLDSIISFAEELNEVDTDNVEPTTHVLKMKNVMREDEAGKGLPVEDVMKNAPDHKDGYVRVPSILD; this comes from the coding sequence ATGTCACGAATTTCTATAGAAGAAGTAAAGCATGTCGCTCATTTGGCGAGACTCGCCATTACGGATGAAGAAGCTGAAATGTTCACAGAACAGCTTGACAGCATCATCTCGTTTGCCGAGGAGCTTAATGAAGTGGACACGGATAACGTGGAACCGACAACACACGTGCTGAAAATGAAGAACGTAATGAGAGAAGATGAAGCGGGTAAAGGCCTTCCGGTCGAGGATGTCATGAAAAATGCTCCCGATCATAAAGACGGCTATGTCCGTGTGCCATCTATTCTGGATTAA